A genomic region of Ictidomys tridecemlineatus isolate mIctTri1 chromosome 10, mIctTri1.hap1, whole genome shotgun sequence contains the following coding sequences:
- the Bfar gene encoding bifunctional apoptosis regulator — protein sequence MEEPQKNDATTVGLEDDPLRSTGPQISVSEFSCHCCYDILVNPTTLNCGHSFCRHCLALWWVSSKKTECPECREKWEGFPKVNILLRDAIEKLFPDAIRMRFEDIRQNNDIVQSLAAFQKYGNDQIPLTPNTGRVNQQRGGGFFSGVLTALTGVAVVLLVYHWSSRESEHDLLVHKAVAKWTAEEVVLWLEQLGPWASLYRDRFLSERVNGRLLLTLTEEEFSRAPYTIENSSHRRVILMELERVKALGVKPPQNLWEYKAVNPGRSLFLLYALKSSPRLGLLYLYLFDYTDTFLPFIHTICPLQEDSSGEDIVTKLLDLREPTWKQWREFLVKYSFLPYQLIAEFAWDWLEVHYWTSRFLIVNAMLLSVLELFSFWRIWSRSELKTLPQRMWSHFWKVSTQGLFVAMFWPLIPQFVCNCLFYWALYFNPIINIDLVVKEVRRLETQVL from the exons ATGGAAGAGCCTCAGAAAAATGATGCCACCACAGTGGGCCTGGAAGATGACCCTCTCAGAAGCACGGGCCCTCAGATTTCCGTTAGTGAATTTTCCTGCCATTGCTGTTATGACATCCTGGTTAACCCAACAACCTTGAACTGTGGGCACAGCTTCTGCCGGCACTGCCTCGCTTTATGGTGGGTGTCttcaaagaaaacagagtgtCCGGAATGCAGGGAAAAATGGGAAGGTTTCCCCAAAGTCAACATTCTCCTCAG gGATGCCATTGAAAAGTTATTTCCTGATGCTATTAGGATGAGATTTGAAGACATTCGACAGAACAATGACATAGTCCAAAGTCTCGCAGCCTTTCAAAAATATGGGAATGATCAGATCCCTTTAACTCCCAACACGGGCCGAGTGAATCAGCAGAGAGGAGGGGGCTTCTTTTCTGGAGTGCTCACAGCTTTAACTGGAGTGGCA GTGGTCCTGCTTGTGTATCACTGGAGCAGCAGGGAATCTGAGCATGACCTCCTGGTCCATAAGGCTGTGGCCAAATGGACGGCGGAAGAAGTTGTCCTCTGGCTGGAGCAGCTGGGCCCATGGGCCTCTCTCTACAGAGACAGGTTTTTGTCTGAAAGAGTGAATGGAAG ATTGCTTTTAACTTTGACAGAGGAAGAATTTTCAAGGGCGCCATATACTATAGAAAACAGCAGCCACAGAAGAGTCATCCTCATGGAGCTGGAGCGTGTCAAGGCACTAGGTGTGAAGCCCCCCCAGAATCTTTGGGAATATAAG GCCGTGAACCCAGGCAGGTCCCTGTTTCTGCTGTATGCCCTCAAGAGCTCCCCGAGACTTGGTCTGCTGTACCTGTACCTGTTTGACTACACAGATACCTTCCTGCCCTTCATCCACACCATCTGCCCTCTGCAGGAAGACAGCTCCGGGGAGGACATCGTCACCAAGCTTCTG GATCTGAGAGAGCCCACTTGGAAACAGTGGAGGGAATTCCTCGTCAAATACTCCTTCCTCCCATACCAGCTGATTGCTGAATTTGCCTGGGACTGGCTGGAGGTCCACTACTGGACATCACGGTTTCTCATTGTTAACGCCATGCTACTCTCGGTTTTggagttattttctttttggaggaTCTGGTCAAGAAGTGAGCTCAA gaCACTTCCTCAGAGGATGTGGAGCCATTTTTGGAAAGTGTCAACACAGGGGCTTTTTGTGGCCATGTTCTGGCCCCTCATCCCTCAGTTTGTGTGCAACTGTTTGTTTTACTGGGCCCTGTATTTCAACCCAATCATTAACATTGATCTCGTGGTCAAGGAAGTTCGAAGACTGGAAACGCAAGTGTTGTGA